From the genome of Solea senegalensis isolate Sse05_10M linkage group LG21, IFAPA_SoseM_1, whole genome shotgun sequence:
TGCAGGCCAGTCGCTCGAGCACATCCACAGAGGGTGTGCACAAGACCCGAGCCACGCTGTCGTAGAGCCCCGCCGTCAGCGCTGCGTTCAAGACTGTGATCTGCTGCTTGGACAGCGGGGCCACCTGCGGGGTCTTAGAGCGAGAGGAGGAGCGAGGTGACCAGAAACCTGCCTGctccatcatcttcatcagctCATGCCTCACATCCTGCATGGAACATGTCAAACAGGGCAGCGGAACGGTGgagaaaggacaaaaaaatgatttgtgttaAAGTAAGTAAAGAGGCCCaggtgagagtgtgtgcacATGGAAGTGAGGGTGATACCTCTATTGTCATGAGAGCTGTTCTGTTGAGGAAGTGCTTCCTACAGTAAGACATTTCTGCTCTTGGTCCTTCAGTCTGTGAGTTCTTCCacctaaaataaacacaatcagATGTAATTTAGTTTTGTTTCAGGGTTTTCCATGGGTTATCAAATGAAACCATCATAATTATACTGGAAAGCATCATGAAAATCCAGCCTATACTGGCACACAgtttaaaatatgtcaaatttaTGAATTGGCCATTTAAATACAGCATTCTGGTAATATATTCCAGGTAGTGCTCCATTCATCTCTATGGCTCAGTAGGCCAACACAACAAGTGTGGATTCTTGGTTAAAagcatcttaaaaaaaaaagaaaggtcaTTTCAGAACAAGCCATACCCCACATATGCATTGTAGATAGTCAGGTGATCAGAGTTTGCTAATGCCAGTGCAGCTTTGGCCAAGTTAGCTTCATCCTTTCTATTCATCGGTGTGGAGAAGGGAGACTTCTCAGCGATGGCTGCTGCAATGGTTGCCTGAAACAAATCTTTCATTACCACGCATCTCAAAAGTAAAAGATATACAATACGACACAAAAAACTCTAAAACACGCAATCATAGCATGATATGAGGTAGTGGGGCATTACTATGGGCTGCAGGCAGCCGAGGATGGCTCCGTAAATCAGCATTTTGCCGATCTTCACGTTAACAGGCAGACTCGCCAGGTGGTGTCCCAGAGGAGTGAGGAGGTGGTTGGTGAGGTGACACGCACCTATCTTCCTCAGCAGGTTGACAGCATTACTGACCGACTGTGGCTGAGGAGCATCGAGGGCCCGGCTCAGGAAATCCTCCGGGGAACCATACTGGCATTTCTACCAAACAAAAGAGAAGGCAGGGGTAAGAATGGGGATGAAGAAGCAGAAACTTCTCTTTGGTGTAACATACCATGATATGGAGGCAGAGCTCCTCCAGTGGGACCCGTAGTATCTCTGGTATGGAATAATCCATGAAGGCATCAAACctgaggtttaaaaaaagaattttacTCTATTGAATCATCCTCACAATCATCCtctatatttaaagaaaatgagtaACGAGTAGTTGATGCACTCCATGCCTGAATTTTGGGTAGAGTCTGAAGCAGAAGCCGTTACGGACACGTCCTGCTCTCCCCTGCCTCTGGAGGGCGCTGGCTTTGGAAACAAATGTTTCCACCAGAGAACTCATCTGGCTGCTCTCGTGGTACCTGAGCGACACAAACGTTCACAGAGTCAAAATGATGTGCAACCATTCTGCCATTAGTGTAAATGTAGCCTTGGTACTGCCAGACACTGACTGAAGTCACGGTTGACAGATAATGAATCCTTTCCTTTCctgccacctagtggtgagATCTGTAATTTCAACTAAAATGTCTGAGCAGTGAAATAACTTTATTAAATCTTCATCTGCTCAAAATGGCTGCAGACTTTGTGGCTGAAGTCATAAAACAGACAAagttttttaaacacttttgtAACAGATAAAGATAATAGTGTATATTAACCATGCTACTGCAATATTAAAATGCACTTACTTGTTTTCTTTGGTCTTCCCAGTGTCTatgacaaacacaacatcaggGATAGTCACACCTGTCTCAGCGATGTTAGTAGACAACACAATCTAAACATAAGAGACAGGAGAGATGTCCATGACCTTaggttgtattttttttttttgtttttgaatgtgatttttttcttaaatactCTCTAACATATTTATTAGTACCTTCCTGactccagcagggggcactgtgAAGGCAGCCGCCTGGTCTTTGGATGAAAGTGTCGAGTGGAGAGCTACAATCCTGTACCTTGAAGTAAGAGACAAAACTCACTGTGAGATGGTGGTAAACTTCAGATTATTTGTACAGTTTAGTGTGTTGCGCAactttctatgtgtgtgtgtgtgtgtgtcacctgtttTTCTCCCTGAACCTCTTGTCTGACGTGAGGAGGTCGTGCAGCTGCTGGATATGGGCCAACCCTGGAAGGAACACGAGAACGGCTCCATCCAAAACTGCAAATTGTGGGGATTTGTCTgtagacacacaaaaacaaacccataTTAGAACCAACCCATACGAGACGTAGTATATTAGACTTCGTAATTGTGACAATTTTACCTAGATAGTCTAAGAGGTCAACCAGCAAGTCCATGTTGATCTTATTGGGGTTCATGTATTGCAACACCTGCCGTGTTCTGCTGCTAAAGTGGTCGAGGTCAGGACCCAGGTCCCAGCCTGAGGAGTCCCTTACTATCACCTCCTAAACACATAGAAACACACagattaataattataaatcaCTACAGCCCAAGGAAAGTGAGTTACAAACCAAACATAATAGTGCAGCAAAAAGCCAAATCATACCTGGTGTTGTAATGTCCTGCCGCCTTTTTGTGTGATAGAGATGCtgacttcttcctcttcttccagaATTTTCTGACAGTACTCGGAGTCCTTTTCCAGGGCGTAGCCTGTCTGCTCCACGATGTCTTCAAGATGAaacacctgaaaaacaaaaccacaggaGGCTGAATAACATCCATCCTGATAAATGACCAGCAGCTTTGATTCGCGTCATCTTTGATATGATTTAATGCGAAAAACAATACAGCGCCACTTCCAAAGCAGTTTCATAGACAAAGACAAGtcatttcagtttaattttacCGGATGGTaggtttgttttacagttttatgcATCCTTTCATAAACAGCACATGAATGACTATACACtataaatcattcatttaaagatattttatttaaaaataaaaaaatacctcGACTGGGAACGTCCTGCCGGGAATATTGATCACTGGGCAGCGGTTGAAGTAGTTGGAGAACTTGTCACAGTCGACTGTGGCGCTCATGAGAATCAGCTGCAGGTCCGATCTCCTCATAACAACGTCTTTCAGGATGGTCAGCAGGAAGTCTGACTGCACACTGCGCTCATGGACCTGGCAAATGAAGAGAAGTCCAGTGAAGAATATGCCGTTTGTTTACATGCACGGACTTTGTCAACAGTGGTCGACTGAACGTCTGAGGCATGAGACTATAATAGCGTGTGAGGTTTGTGTTCAgatatcagaatcagaatcagaatgcTTTATTAAAGGGTCCAATACAATTGATGCATATTGTCAGGTttgcaaaaaaactaaaatttaattgaattgaattgaaaatttagTTGTCCGTACCTCGTCTACGATGATGTGAGTCAGTGAACTCAGGTGTCTGTCGTGCTGCAGCTTCCTCAGCAGAACTCCAGTCGTACAGTAGAGCAGACGGGTCCACTCCCCGGACAGGTTCTCCATGCGGATCTGGTATCCGCACAACGACGACTGAAACACAAATTCAACATTACACACAATCAGTGCAGCAGGGCATAGCAGGCTATGATAATCATTGCAgtagggcaggggtgtcaacctcatttttgttcaggggccacatacagcacaatttaatctcaagtgggccggaccagtaaaataatagcataataacctatgaccaacaagaacttcatttttacaaaacatgacatttcttgagaaatataagtgcaatttcaacaatatcacgcctaaatgtactatttacacatcacactggatatAAAGGcacaacatttagtcacaggaattgagaaatattgcatttgacattacgtttagattgtaatcgtagtgtgaaatttcaacaaattcatcctgggccgtatgtttgacacccctgcagtAGGGGAACTGAGGTCTCAAGATGCTGCCCTTAGAGATGTTATTCCCACCTTAGATCCGGGTCCATCCTCACACCCAAGCTCCTGAGTGACTCTGCAGGCCAGACTCATGGCAGATATCCTGCGAGGCTGAGTCACCACGATGTTGCAGGGCTGTGCTGCTTTGCCCCCAGTCAACAGCTCCTCCAGCAGGAACTGAGGAATCTGTGTACTCTTCCCACTGCCCGTCTCGccagccaccaccaccacagggTGGCGCTGTAGAGCCTCCAGGACACGACGGCGGTGTTGGAAGACAGGAAGCTGCTCTCGCTCTGCCTAGTAAAATGTACAACACTAATttaatttctgtatttaatgCTAACTGTACCATCAGGAGATGTTAAAGCATATTTACCAGCAGTTTGAGGGCGAGTGGTGACTTCTTCAGCTTCAGTAAAAGCTCTCTTCCTGCCCTGAGTgctccctcctcttccctcctgcACCCGCTTTTCTCACTCTTGTCTTCCAGATCTTCTCCTCCATCCCTGATATCAAGACTAGCCAGGTTCTCCCAGGACTCTTCGGGCTCGTCATCTCCACTATGGTCCAGCACAGCCTGGTCTTGGGATCCTGACCCTTGCTCTTGGCtctggctctgctgctgtttgagtcGGGTCAGGAGCCGGGAGATGAACTGATCTCGAGGTTTGTTTGCGGCAGTGCGGTTCTCCTCCTGTCGCTGCTGGTCGCCGTCTCTCCACTCCAACCATACATCTCTGTAGGTTGGAGGAAGCAGCTGGTGCACCGACtgagaggggggaaaaggaacgcatttattttatataagcACAGAATTATATGAGgctaaaacacagcaaaaatgtTAACATGTAGTACCTGTCCTTTAACCAGGGTGTAGAGCGCCAGTGTGGCTGCCAGA
Proteins encoded in this window:
- the dhx29 gene encoding ATP-dependent RNA helicase DHX29, with amino-acid sequence MGGKKKKSAAPVAPAVAAAAQGRSGAAAAVNSVAEEPKKQPANIKPAKPAKENKSKAPKTYSLANTAQVDTGGVSDKSILKVTIQADLEKKIIKLINDFRQENGDKEHVSGRLTSKKLLDLYTALQKFNFKREHIEEAMKSSVLYGGDLHSALDWLCLNLKDDELPEGFSQQMQEESQKSRPRYQPPAQQTPATPSPKAPNNIHKEPSKAPEKDEAASVKDWILRYAEQSSDEDNGEEEEEDREKKRGHNPELEEKFDPNDRYLVLTAQLYDTKEMATAAKTKCDKLGQRTAQDRIRIIQQEMKQLEAHPVFNPAIKVVDMPQREKKTVPVSEGKEDITFNLFERAEKEPPAEKAVKKNEPKDIRNFDYTARSWTGKSPKQFLIDWVRKNLPKSPAPAFHKVPAGRYWKCKVRIQRIEDVLEVCPTILTEDSMQAQHLAATLALYTLVKGQSVHQLLPPTYRDVWLEWRDGDQQRQEENRTAANKPRDQFISRLLTRLKQQQSQSQEQGSGSQDQAVLDHSGDDEPEESWENLASLDIRDGGEDLEDKSEKSGCRREEEGALRAGRELLLKLKKSPLALKLLAEREQLPVFQHRRRVLEALQRHPVVVVAGETGSGKSTQIPQFLLEELLTGGKAAQPCNIVVTQPRRISAMSLACRVTQELGCEDGPGSKSSLCGYQIRMENLSGEWTRLLYCTTGVLLRKLQHDRHLSSLTHIIVDEVHERSVQSDFLLTILKDVVMRRSDLQLILMSATVDCDKFSNYFNRCPVINIPGRTFPVEVFHLEDIVEQTGYALEKDSEYCQKILEEEEEVSISITQKGGRTLQHQEVIVRDSSGWDLGPDLDHFSSRTRQVLQYMNPNKINMDLLVDLLDYLDKSPQFAVLDGAVLVFLPGLAHIQQLHDLLTSDKRFREKNRYRIVALHSTLSSKDQAAAFTVPPAGVRKIVLSTNIAETGVTIPDVVFVIDTGKTKENKYHESSQMSSLVETFVSKASALQRQGRAGRVRNGFCFRLYPKFRFDAFMDYSIPEILRVPLEELCLHIMKCQYGSPEDFLSRALDAPQPQSVSNAVNLLRKIGACHLTNHLLTPLGHHLASLPVNVKIGKMLIYGAILGCLQPIATIAAAIAEKSPFSTPMNRKDEANLAKAALALANSDHLTIYNAYVGWKNSQTEGPRAEMSYCRKHFLNRTALMTIEDVRHELMKMMEQAGFWSPRSSSRSKTPQVAPLSKQQITVLNAALTAGLYDSVARVLCTPSVDVLERLACTVETPQGKAQVHPSSVNRNLQTHGWLLYQEKVKYTKIYLRDTTLISPFPMLLFGGDIDIQHRERLITLDGWIHFQAPVRIGVIFKHLRKLMDSLLERKLENPRMNLEGEGTIQMILDLIKSEHAL